A section of the Anaerolineales bacterium genome encodes:
- a CDS encoding 4-hydroxybutyrate CoA-transferase encodes MDLNKLYQSRVVTAEEAVKKIQSGQRVFLTGNCSTPQTVLAALVKHAPNLKDVEICQALSVGPADYVSPEMEGHLRVNTMFISANIRKAVQEGRADFTPVLLSEFPLLFKNKHLPIDVALVHLSPPDEHGFLSFGIENGLTKSAAESARIIIAEVNQQMPRTLGDSFIHLSRLNYIVPVNYQLAEMSMGGEGADPTTEKIASYIAELIPDGATMQMGIGAIPDAVLKYLYNKKDLGVHSELFSDGVIDLVDAGVMTNARKSLHTGKIVAGFIIGSRRLYNWVDDNPMIELHPTEYINDPYVIAQNDRMVAINSAIEVDLTGQVCADSIGPKLYSGVGGQLDFIYGASRSKGGVPIIALPSTTTTRDGTVISRIVTMLKRGAGVVTSRNHVRYIVTEYGVADVYGKSIRKRAEALIGVAHPDFRAEMRKEATDLKYL; translated from the coding sequence ATGGATCTTAATAAGTTATATCAATCCCGCGTCGTCACCGCAGAAGAAGCGGTCAAGAAAATCCAATCCGGCCAGCGGGTATTCCTTACTGGTAACTGCTCTACACCTCAGACTGTCCTGGCTGCCCTGGTCAAGCATGCCCCCAATTTAAAGGATGTTGAGATCTGTCAGGCACTCAGCGTTGGGCCGGCTGACTACGTCAGCCCCGAAATGGAAGGACACTTGCGGGTCAATACCATGTTCATCAGTGCGAACATCCGCAAGGCTGTTCAAGAAGGGCGAGCTGATTTCACTCCCGTTTTGCTGTCAGAATTTCCCTTGCTCTTTAAGAACAAGCACTTGCCTATCGATGTAGCCCTGGTGCATCTCTCACCCCCCGATGAGCACGGCTTCCTGAGCTTTGGTATTGAAAACGGCTTGACCAAGTCGGCCGCTGAATCAGCGCGCATCATCATCGCCGAAGTTAACCAGCAAATGCCCCGCACCCTGGGTGACTCCTTCATCCACCTGAGCCGCCTGAATTACATTGTTCCGGTCAATTACCAGCTAGCAGAGATGTCTATGGGTGGCGAAGGCGCGGATCCGACCACAGAAAAGATCGCCAGCTACATCGCCGAGCTGATCCCGGATGGTGCCACCATGCAGATGGGTATTGGGGCTATCCCAGATGCCGTTCTGAAATATCTTTACAACAAGAAAGACCTGGGTGTGCATAGCGAGTTGTTCTCGGATGGCGTGATCGACCTGGTGGATGCCGGGGTCATGACCAACGCTCGTAAGAGCCTGCACACGGGGAAGATCGTAGCCGGGTTTATCATTGGCTCGCGCCGGTTGTACAACTGGGTGGATGACAATCCCATGATTGAACTGCATCCCACCGAATACATCAACGATCCTTATGTGATTGCCCAGAATGATCGCATGGTGGCAATCAACTCCGCCATCGAAGTGGATCTTACCGGTCAGGTGTGCGCTGACAGTATCGGACCCAAGCTGTACTCGGGTGTGGGTGGCCAGTTGGACTTCATCTATGGGGCTTCACGCTCTAAGGGTGGTGTGCCTATCATTGCCTTGCCCAGCACTACGACAACTCGCGATGGCACGGTCATCTCACGGATCGTAACCATGCTCAAGCGAGGCGCTGGTGTGGTCACCAGCCGCAACCATGTTCGTTATATCGTCACCGAGTACGGAGTGGCAGATGTGTATGGCAAGAGCATCCGAAAGCGCGCCGAAGCACTCATCGGAGTAGCGCACCCAGACTTCCGTGCTGAGATGCGCAAGGAAGCGACTGATTTGAAATACCTGTAA
- the pyk gene encoding pyruvate kinase has product MERRTKIVATIGPASQSEEVLRELIKKGVNVARLNLSHGSHSEHELIYGRLRKLAQELGVPVCVLLDLQGPKIRIAKLAGEQMELIPGKKVVLTTSGNVTGSVEIPVEFPELPRSVRPGERILLDDGALELSVDRVDEDNVLATVVIGGILRSHKGISLPEAHLDIQALTEKDLNDLEFGMRLGVDAVALSFVCSEDDVHALRENILRIDSTQKNLLVIAKLERPEALNHLDQIIQAADGVMVARGDLGVEMPPERVPIAQKQIIECANRHAKLVITATQMLESMIHSPRPTRAEASDVANAIFDGTDAVMLSGETAAGEYPVQTVQMMDRIICQAEAHVGEWGHWHGPTSVDVEEDDTQFMSLAVRELAHDRSVAAIAVFTMSGRTAMFVCKTRPGVPILAFTPDSRTYQKMQMYWGVSPFMVPQSNNLDAMLEDVDRVIKSFGILKPGQRVALTCGYPVATISPTNLVLLHCIPE; this is encoded by the coding sequence ATGGAGCGTCGCACGAAGATCGTTGCCACAATTGGTCCAGCCAGCCAGAGCGAAGAAGTGCTGCGTGAGCTGATAAAAAAGGGGGTGAATGTTGCCAGATTGAATCTTTCGCACGGCTCCCATTCCGAGCATGAACTTATTTATGGTCGCCTTCGAAAGCTGGCTCAGGAGCTGGGAGTGCCAGTGTGCGTCCTGCTGGATTTACAAGGGCCGAAAATTCGCATAGCCAAATTAGCGGGTGAGCAAATGGAACTCATCCCGGGAAAGAAGGTTGTGCTGACGACTTCAGGGAATGTTACCGGGAGCGTTGAAATACCCGTTGAGTTTCCCGAGTTACCCCGCAGTGTCAGGCCAGGGGAGCGGATATTGCTTGATGATGGCGCCCTGGAATTAAGTGTAGATCGTGTGGACGAGGATAATGTGTTGGCGACAGTAGTCATAGGTGGGATATTAAGATCCCACAAGGGGATCAGTCTGCCTGAAGCCCATCTGGATATTCAAGCACTGACGGAAAAAGACCTGAACGATCTCGAGTTCGGCATGCGGCTTGGTGTTGATGCAGTAGCTCTATCCTTCGTTTGCTCTGAAGACGATGTGCATGCTCTTCGAGAAAATATATTGCGGATCGACTCTACACAAAAAAATCTCCTGGTGATTGCCAAGCTCGAGCGACCTGAAGCCCTTAATCATCTGGATCAGATCATACAAGCCGCCGACGGGGTAATGGTGGCTCGGGGCGACCTGGGGGTCGAGATGCCTCCCGAGAGAGTACCAATCGCCCAAAAACAGATCATCGAATGTGCAAACCGGCATGCGAAACTGGTGATTACTGCCACCCAGATGCTTGAATCGATGATCCACAGCCCACGTCCAACTCGCGCGGAAGCTTCGGATGTAGCTAATGCGATCTTTGATGGCACCGATGCAGTGATGCTGTCGGGTGAAACCGCCGCGGGTGAATACCCTGTCCAGACAGTGCAGATGATGGACCGAATCATCTGCCAGGCTGAAGCGCACGTCGGGGAGTGGGGCCATTGGCATGGTCCGACCTCCGTGGATGTCGAAGAGGATGACACACAGTTTATGTCCCTGGCAGTCAGGGAACTAGCCCACGACCGAAGTGTCGCAGCAATCGCAGTCTTCACCATGAGCGGGAGAACTGCTATGTTTGTCTGCAAAACCCGCCCTGGCGTACCCATCTTAGCTTTTACACCGGATTCGCGAACTTATCAGAAGATGCAGATGTATTGGGGGGTTTCCCCGTTCATGGTGCCACAATCGAATAACCTGGATGCCATGCTTGAGGATGTCGATCGAGTGATTAAAAGCTTTGGGATTCTAAAACCCGGCCAACGTGTCGCCCTGACTTGCGGCTATCCCGTGGCCACGATTAGCCCCACCAACCTGGTATTGCTGCACTGTATCCCTGAGTAA
- a CDS encoding molybdopterin biosynthesis protein produces MSVYLRDIPLPQARLVFDEALRANHLDGLLGIDEIPLDEHALGRVLARPIWAKLSSPHYHASAMDGYAVRAESTVFAAPTRPLDLNLPSQASYVDTGDPLPAWADAVIPVENIELITPAVKTNEVPYSPKIIRIRAAVTPWSHVRSLGEDIVATQLVLPAGHTLRPVDLAAIAASGHATIPAARLPRVAILPTGSELVPLGQPVKPGDIIEFNSLALAAQVNSWGAQATRFPISRDVFELLCRRVQEAAGAYDLILLNAGSSAGSEDFSSRVVEELGELLVHGVAVRPGHPVILGMIGQKPQQVPIIGVPGYPVSAILTGEIFVEPLISRWLGRASLTPIQINAQLTRKVTSPPGDDDYMRMAVGRVGEKVLAAPLSRGAGVITSLVRADGITILPRGIQGLPAGSEVKVNLYRRPDEIDKTVLAIGSHDITIDIMAQYLAASDRRLVSANVGSMGGLVALARGEAHLAGSHLLDPESGEYNLRYIHQTLPDVPIKLIVLVERQQGLMVASGNPKRIRSLQDLTRQDITYVNRQSGAGTRVLLDYHLQQLGISPDSIQGYQHEEFTHLAVAAAISSGRADCGLGIAAAAQALGLDFIPLYQERYDLVIPQVYYQDKLLEPLLRLLFDGDFKKTVASLAGYNIDRMGQEII; encoded by the coding sequence ATGAGTGTTTATCTTCGCGACATACCCCTACCTCAAGCCAGATTGGTTTTTGATGAAGCCTTACGGGCCAACCATCTGGATGGTTTGTTAGGTATTGACGAGATACCGCTGGACGAACACGCCCTCGGGCGTGTTCTTGCAAGACCTATCTGGGCGAAACTCTCCTCTCCTCATTACCATGCTTCGGCGATGGATGGGTACGCTGTACGTGCAGAATCCACTGTATTCGCCGCTCCAACCAGGCCGTTGGATCTCAACCTACCCAGCCAGGCGAGTTATGTAGATACTGGTGATCCACTGCCTGCCTGGGCGGATGCGGTCATCCCGGTCGAAAATATCGAGCTGATCACACCGGCAGTAAAAACCAACGAAGTACCGTATTCCCCCAAGATAATTCGCATCCGGGCTGCGGTGACCCCCTGGAGCCATGTTCGCTCGCTAGGCGAAGATATCGTAGCCACGCAATTGGTCCTACCTGCCGGGCATACCCTACGTCCAGTTGACCTGGCTGCCATTGCTGCCAGCGGTCATGCAACAATACCGGCAGCGCGACTGCCTCGGGTTGCCATCCTTCCCACCGGCTCCGAGCTCGTACCCCTCGGCCAACCGGTGAAACCTGGAGACATCATCGAGTTTAACTCCCTGGCGCTTGCTGCCCAGGTGAATAGCTGGGGGGCTCAAGCCACACGCTTCCCGATCAGTCGCGATGTATTCGAGCTGCTATGCCGGCGTGTGCAAGAAGCCGCAGGTGCATACGACCTGATCCTGCTCAATGCAGGTTCATCGGCAGGGTCGGAGGATTTTTCATCACGCGTGGTAGAAGAATTAGGTGAGCTGTTGGTGCATGGTGTAGCTGTCCGCCCAGGGCACCCGGTGATCCTGGGCATGATTGGGCAAAAGCCTCAGCAAGTACCCATCATCGGTGTTCCGGGTTATCCGGTCTCGGCCATCCTGACCGGTGAGATCTTCGTCGAACCTTTAATCTCGCGCTGGTTGGGCCGCGCCTCTCTCACTCCAATTCAGATCAATGCTCAACTCACCCGCAAGGTCACCTCTCCGCCCGGCGACGACGATTACATGCGCATGGCAGTCGGTCGGGTGGGTGAAAAGGTTTTAGCTGCACCGCTCTCGCGTGGTGCAGGAGTGATTACCTCCTTGGTGCGGGCAGACGGGATCACTATCTTACCACGCGGTATCCAGGGACTTCCCGCCGGTAGTGAGGTGAAAGTAAACCTCTATCGGCGTCCTGATGAGATCGATAAGACCGTCCTGGCCATCGGCTCTCATGACATCACCATCGACATCATGGCTCAATATCTGGCGGCCAGTGACCGTCGCCTGGTATCTGCCAATGTGGGCAGCATGGGTGGGTTGGTAGCGCTTGCGCGGGGTGAAGCTCACCTGGCAGGCTCACATCTGCTGGATCCGGAGAGCGGCGAGTATAACCTCCGCTACATCCACCAGACTTTACCCGATGTGCCTATAAAATTAATCGTATTGGTTGAGCGGCAGCAGGGCTTGATGGTGGCAAGCGGGAATCCCAAGCGCATCAGATCATTACAGGATCTCACCAGGCAGGATATCACCTATGTCAACCGGCAGAGCGGGGCGGGCACGCGCGTGCTCCTGGATTATCATCTGCAACAATTGGGGATCTCACCTGATTCCATCCAGGGCTACCAGCATGAGGAGTTCACCCACCTGGCCGTAGCAGCTGCCATCAGCTCTGGCCGGGCTGATTGTGGGCTGGGCATCGCGGCGGCTGCCCAGGCACTCGGGTTGGATTTTATCCCGCTTTACCAGGAGCGTTACGATCTGGTCATCCCGCAGGTGTATTACCAGGATAAGCTTTTAGAGCCTCTTTTGCGATTATTATTTGACGGTGATTTTAAAAAGACCGTGGCGAGCCTGGCGGGGTATAATATTGACCGAATGGGTCAGGAAATCATATAA
- a CDS encoding thioredoxin-dependent thiol peroxidase: MPISSGIPAPEFSLEDENGTVRTLSEFRGRPVLLYFYPKDDTPGCTTEACHFRDDYSQYTEAGITILGVSPDTAKSHAKFKAKYGLPFSLLADNEHKVCELYGVWGTKKNYGKEYQGVFRTTFLIDEKGNIVHVFKNVKPAEHSAEVLAEFNASRI; this comes from the coding sequence ATGCCAATTTCGAGTGGAATACCTGCTCCTGAGTTCTCTCTAGAGGATGAGAATGGTACTGTCCGTACACTGTCTGAATTTCGCGGGCGACCTGTTCTCTTATATTTTTATCCCAAGGATGACACCCCAGGTTGTACCACGGAAGCCTGCCATTTCCGGGATGATTACAGCCAGTATACCGAGGCTGGTATCACCATCCTGGGTGTCAGTCCTGATACTGCCAAGTCACATGCCAAATTTAAGGCCAAGTATGGGCTGCCATTTTCATTGCTGGCTGACAACGAGCATAAAGTGTGTGAGCTATATGGTGTTTGGGGTACAAAAAAGAACTACGGGAAGGAATATCAAGGTGTTTTCCGCACGACCTTCCTGATCGACGAAAAAGGCAACATCGTCCACGTATTTAAAAACGTGAAACCCGCTGAGCACAGCGCGGAAGTTTTGGCTGAGTTCAACGCTAGCCGCATTTAA
- a CDS encoding proline dehydrogenase: MFRSFFSYLAKAAWARKIVAKWSIAWKMASRFIAGETLADGIRVIKTLNAAGINATLDHLGENTDSPEKARQATQDIIQAFDAIEEAGVRANVSIKLTQIGLGISDELTLENLLQILNTARKYHSFVRIDMEDSPVTQRTINILYKAREAGYENVGIVIQAYLYRSEADIRKLLEDCFKVRLCKGAYTEPAKVAYPKMKDVDANYDRCAALLIDGSLARECPPLSPDGKTPPIPGLATHDARRIDFAKQYAAKVGLPNDAMEFQMLNGIRKDLQDGLVKEGYRVRVYVPYGTEWYPYFMRRIAERPADLLFLLPRFNFK, from the coding sequence ATGTTTCGATCATTCTTTAGTTACCTTGCAAAAGCTGCCTGGGCACGAAAGATCGTGGCAAAATGGTCGATTGCCTGGAAAATGGCTTCCCGCTTCATCGCCGGAGAAACTCTTGCTGACGGGATCCGGGTGATCAAGACCTTGAACGCAGCAGGGATCAATGCCACGCTTGACCATCTGGGGGAAAATACCGATTCGCCCGAGAAAGCCCGTCAGGCGACACAGGACATTATCCAGGCGTTCGATGCCATTGAAGAGGCCGGTGTACGGGCTAATGTCTCCATCAAATTAACCCAAATTGGGCTTGGGATCAGTGATGAACTGACCCTGGAGAATCTTTTACAGATTCTAAATACAGCCCGCAAATATCACAGCTTTGTTCGCATTGATATGGAAGACTCTCCTGTCACCCAGAGGACGATCAATATCCTTTATAAAGCTCGTGAAGCTGGATATGAAAATGTCGGTATTGTTATCCAAGCTTACCTGTATCGCAGTGAAGCCGACATCCGCAAGCTCCTGGAGGATTGCTTCAAGGTGCGGTTGTGTAAGGGGGCCTATACTGAGCCCGCCAAGGTCGCTTATCCAAAAATGAAAGATGTTGATGCCAATTACGACCGCTGTGCTGCCCTGCTTATCGATGGAAGCCTAGCCAGGGAATGCCCGCCTCTAAGCCCGGATGGGAAAACTCCACCCATCCCTGGTCTCGCCACCCATGATGCCAGGCGGATCGATTTTGCCAAGCAATACGCAGCCAAGGTCGGATTACCGAACGATGCTATGGAGTTCCAGATGCTTAATGGCATCCGTAAGGATCTTCAGGATGGTCTGGTGAAGGAAGGATATCGGGTTCGGGTTTACGTTCCGTATGGTACCGAGTGGTATCCTTATTTCATGCGCCGAATCGCGGAACGACCGGCCGATCTGCTGTTCCTCTTACCAAGGTTCAATTTCAAGTAG
- a CDS encoding alanine dehydrogenase, with protein sequence MNICVPKERRTFEFRVGLTPGAVQMLTKEGHVVYVEHNAGVGAGFSDQEYEKAGARLVYTPHEVFGRADLLCKVARPTYEELEWLRSEITIMGLLHLFSSRQDKIDIIKEKNLTTISYEQIQLPDGSQPVRKPLSQIGGRLVAQIGAHLLQNDAGGKGIMLGGMGGVPPAEAVIIGAGISGTAAARSFLGVGAHLTMLDTNLDALQFIHETFPGVATMVSNPHNIARATSYADIVAACIQVPGDRPPIVISREMLRGMKPRSLIMDVSIDEGGCVETSRPTTHEHPTFIEEGIIHYCVPNMGSAVARTSTYAFLNAAFPFIKEIAEKGTELAIDENPAIETGALIVKGEVRRLPGMRAGLEEEE encoded by the coding sequence ATGAACATTTGCGTTCCAAAAGAAAGACGGACCTTTGAGTTCCGGGTCGGGCTGACCCCTGGTGCGGTGCAGATGCTCACCAAGGAAGGTCATGTCGTTTATGTCGAGCATAATGCCGGGGTGGGCGCGGGATTCAGCGACCAGGAATATGAAAAGGCTGGTGCGCGACTCGTCTATACCCCGCATGAAGTTTTTGGCCGGGCTGATCTTCTGTGTAAGGTTGCCCGTCCGACCTACGAGGAGCTGGAGTGGCTACGCTCTGAAATCACCATCATGGGCTTGCTGCACTTGTTTTCCTCACGCCAGGACAAGATCGATATCATCAAGGAAAAGAACCTCACCACCATATCTTACGAGCAGATTCAATTACCTGATGGATCGCAGCCTGTCCGTAAGCCGCTCAGCCAGATCGGTGGTCGCCTGGTTGCTCAGATCGGCGCACACCTGTTACAGAACGATGCGGGGGGTAAGGGTATCATGTTGGGAGGCATGGGTGGTGTGCCCCCGGCTGAGGCCGTAATCATCGGAGCCGGTATCAGTGGTACGGCTGCAGCCCGCTCTTTCCTGGGTGTTGGTGCCCACCTGACAATGCTGGATACCAACCTGGATGCCCTGCAGTTCATCCACGAAACGTTCCCGGGTGTAGCCACCATGGTATCCAATCCACACAATATCGCCCGTGCCACATCTTATGCTGATATCGTGGCAGCCTGCATCCAGGTACCAGGCGATCGTCCACCAATCGTAATTTCGCGCGAAATGCTGCGCGGTATGAAACCGCGTTCCTTGATTATGGATGTAAGTATCGATGAAGGCGGCTGTGTGGAAACATCCCGCCCAACGACCCATGAGCACCCGACATTTATTGAGGAAGGAATTATTCATTATTGCGTGCCGAATATGGGTAGTGCTGTGGCACGCACTTCGACCTACGCTTTCCTGAATGCTGCTTTTCCATTTATCAAGGAAATCGCTGAGAAAGGAACTGAGCTGGCCATAGATGAAAATCCTGCGATTGAGACAGGCGCTCTGATTGTCAAGGGTGAGGTACGTCGTCTGCCTGGCATGCGCGCCGGCTTGGAAGAAGAGGAGTAG
- a CDS encoding molybdopterin molybdenumtransferase MoeA: protein MPEFLKLTPVPQALDILLSHVETNVISERLQTYESLGRVTAAAVCSPISMPPFPRATVDGFAVRAADTFGASESLPAYLKLAGEVKMGKEPGFDIKPGEVGLIHTGGMLPVSSDAVVMIEYTQAVGAEMVEILRSVAVGENTIKVGEDVLAGEEVIRAGARIRPQEVGGLLALGFLQVDVARKPLVGIISTGDEVVPPEHDLALGQVRDINSYSLAALVEKSGGLAKAYGIIPDEYEQLFSVASQALSECDMLLITAGSSASARDLTSLVINNLGSPGVLVHGVNIRPGKPTILAVCDRKVVIGLPGNPVSALVIAGFYVVPVVESLLGLRDAGVRFRLRAKLTTNVPSQAGREDWVAGYLQGIPPEYVVEPIFSKSNLIFSLVRANCLIRVPPDATGLAEGELVEVLLLS from the coding sequence ATGCCTGAATTTTTAAAACTCACTCCAGTTCCTCAAGCCCTAGATATCCTGCTATCTCACGTCGAAACAAATGTTATCTCTGAGCGGCTTCAAACCTATGAGTCGTTGGGAAGGGTGACTGCTGCAGCGGTCTGTTCCCCCATCTCCATGCCGCCCTTCCCGCGGGCAACGGTGGATGGCTTTGCGGTACGAGCTGCTGACACCTTTGGAGCATCGGAAAGCCTGCCAGCATACTTAAAGTTAGCCGGTGAAGTCAAAATGGGCAAAGAGCCGGGATTCGACATCAAACCCGGGGAAGTAGGCTTGATCCACACAGGCGGGATGTTGCCAGTCTCAAGCGATGCGGTGGTGATGATCGAGTACACCCAGGCGGTTGGCGCTGAAATGGTGGAGATCCTGCGTTCAGTAGCCGTGGGAGAGAATACGATAAAAGTTGGGGAGGATGTGCTGGCTGGGGAGGAGGTCATCCGAGCTGGCGCCCGTATTCGCCCGCAAGAAGTAGGCGGATTGCTGGCCCTGGGGTTCCTCCAGGTGGATGTGGCTAGGAAGCCACTCGTGGGAATCATCTCCACCGGGGACGAGGTTGTCCCGCCAGAGCATGACCTGGCTCTCGGTCAGGTGCGGGATATCAACTCCTATTCCCTGGCTGCATTAGTAGAAAAATCTGGTGGTCTCGCTAAAGCCTACGGGATAATCCCGGATGAGTACGAGCAACTGTTTTCTGTTGCTTCTCAGGCGTTGAGTGAATGCGATATGCTGCTCATCACCGCTGGCTCCTCTGCGAGTGCACGTGATCTGACCTCGCTGGTGATCAACAACCTGGGCTCGCCGGGGGTGCTGGTACATGGGGTGAACATCCGGCCCGGTAAGCCCACCATCCTGGCAGTGTGCGACCGCAAGGTAGTGATCGGCCTGCCTGGAAATCCAGTCAGTGCTCTGGTAATAGCGGGCTTTTATGTTGTGCCGGTGGTAGAATCACTACTTGGTTTACGCGACGCAGGTGTGCGCTTCAGGCTGCGGGCTAAGCTTACGACCAACGTGCCTTCCCAGGCAGGCCGTGAGGATTGGGTTGCAGGCTACCTTCAGGGTATCCCACCGGAGTATGTTGTTGAACCGATCTTTTCTAAAAGCAACCTGATCTTTAGCCTGGTGAGGGCCAACTGCCTGATCCGGGTGCCTCCGGATGCCACTGGGCTGGCTGAGGGTGAGCTGGTGGAAGTGTTATTGTTATCTTAG
- the rocD gene encoding ornithine--oxo-acid transaminase produces MNSKEYIQLEEQYGAHNYHPLDVVLTRGEGVWVYDIDGNRYLDCLSAYSALNQGHVHPKILNALLQQVENLTLTSRAFRNDQLPLFYKELSELTGYEMSLPMNSGAEAVETAIKLARKWAYRVKGVPRHHAEIITCQNNFHGRTVSIISFSTEPLYRDDFGPFTPGFVTVPYGDADAIAAAITPHTAAVMVEPIQGEAGVNIPPAGYLKRLREICTKNNVLFIADEIQTGLGRTGKLFACEHESVRPDMVIIGKALSGGFYPVSAVVADEKIMGLFQPGEHGSTFGGNPLAMAVARAALSVLVQEKMVENSARMGEYFQEQLVEISSQHIKEVRGRGLLIGVELKPEAGGARRFCEALVKVGILAKETHESVIRFAPPLIIDKPTIDWAIPRIREVLHLK; encoded by the coding sequence ATGAATTCAAAAGAATATATTCAACTGGAAGAGCAATATGGAGCGCACAACTACCATCCGCTAGATGTGGTCCTGACCCGTGGGGAGGGGGTGTGGGTTTATGATATTGACGGGAACCGCTACCTGGATTGCCTGAGTGCCTATTCGGCTTTAAACCAGGGACATGTGCATCCCAAGATCTTGAATGCCCTGCTCCAGCAAGTGGAAAATCTCACCCTGACTTCGCGCGCCTTCCGCAATGACCAGCTGCCTCTGTTTTACAAGGAACTGTCGGAATTGACCGGTTACGAAATGTCGCTCCCCATGAATTCTGGGGCAGAAGCCGTGGAGACTGCGATAAAGCTGGCGCGCAAGTGGGCATACCGGGTTAAAGGCGTGCCCCGTCACCATGCCGAGATCATCACCTGCCAGAATAATTTCCATGGTCGCACAGTATCCATCATATCCTTTTCCACCGAACCGCTCTACCGGGATGATTTTGGCCCCTTTACCCCCGGGTTTGTGACCGTTCCCTATGGGGATGCCGATGCAATCGCAGCTGCAATTACACCGCATACCGCCGCGGTCATGGTTGAACCGATCCAGGGGGAAGCTGGTGTGAATATCCCACCAGCCGGCTATCTCAAGCGCCTGCGAGAAATTTGCACGAAAAACAACGTCCTTTTTATTGCGGACGAGATCCAAACTGGCCTGGGGCGAACCGGCAAGCTATTCGCCTGTGAACATGAAAGCGTCCGGCCTGATATGGTGATCATCGGCAAGGCCCTCTCGGGGGGCTTTTACCCGGTTTCCGCTGTGGTTGCAGATGAAAAGATCATGGGCTTGTTCCAACCTGGTGAACACGGTTCGACCTTCGGGGGTAACCCACTCGCCATGGCGGTGGCGCGCGCCGCATTAAGCGTTCTTGTGCAGGAAAAAATGGTGGAGAATTCCGCCCGTATGGGCGAGTATTTTCAGGAACAGCTGGTTGAAATTTCAAGCCAGCACATCAAGGAAGTACGTGGGAGAGGCCTATTGATTGGCGTAGAGCTGAAACCAGAAGCTGGTGGAGCCCGGCGCTTCTGCGAAGCTTTGGTTAAAGTTGGCATTCTTGCCAAGGAAACCCATGAAAGCGTCATCCGCTTCGCCCCACCGTTGATCATCGACAAGCCAACCATCGATTGGGCAATCCCACGCATCCGGGAAGTCTTACATTTGAAATAA
- a CDS encoding DNA-binding response regulator, which yields MAATILIVDDEANARINISQFLTTRGYEVLEAATLAEARERLKHGSADIILLDVELPDGYGPTLLSETAQMPMRPPIIIITAYGHIDMAVEAMKNGAHDFLQKPVQFGPLEKSILRAQEIVAMRRELVHLRESQRKEYSSMVCTNPAMQLVLHQAQRAAAASVSVLITGETGTGKEVLANAIHQMGPRANKPFIAINCAAIQSTVLESELFGYEAGAFTSAEKRKLGLMEVADQGILFLDEISSMPVDMQAKLLRAIEEQKFRRVGGTTEVRVDVQIIAASNRDLITAMEKGEFRHDLYYRLKVVDLHLPRLKDRKEDIPELVGLFIRQNNQRLGINIQDVTPRAMEALINHPWPGNIRELRNVIERAMLFCDESSIDLPHLPLEMIKSSQ from the coding sequence ATGGCAGCTACAATTCTGATCGTTGACGATGAAGCAAACGCACGAATCAATATCAGCCAGTTCCTGACCACGCGCGGCTACGAAGTGCTGGAGGCGGCTACCCTGGCTGAAGCGCGTGAGCGTCTCAAGCACGGCAGTGCAGATATCATTCTTCTGGATGTGGAGCTGCCCGATGGCTACGGACCTACTCTGCTTAGTGAGACAGCCCAGATGCCCATGAGGCCTCCCATCATCATCATCACCGCCTATGGTCACATCGATATGGCCGTCGAGGCGATGAAAAACGGCGCGCATGACTTCCTCCAGAAACCGGTCCAATTCGGGCCGCTCGAAAAATCGATCCTGAGAGCTCAGGAGATCGTAGCTATGCGCAGGGAGCTGGTGCACCTGCGCGAATCACAGCGTAAGGAATATTCTTCGATGGTGTGTACCAACCCGGCAATGCAGCTGGTTCTACACCAAGCCCAGCGTGCTGCAGCTGCATCAGTTTCCGTCTTGATTACCGGCGAGACCGGCACCGGTAAGGAGGTGCTGGCCAATGCTATTCACCAGATGGGGCCACGCGCCAATAAACCCTTCATCGCGATCAACTGCGCAGCGATTCAGAGCACCGTGCTCGAATCTGAGCTATTCGGCTATGAAGCCGGAGCCTTTACCAGCGCAGAAAAGCGCAAGCTAGGCCTGATGGAAGTTGCTGACCAGGGTATCCTTTTCCTGGATGAAATCTCATCCATGCCGGTCGATATGCAAGCCAAGCTTCTGCGCGCCATCGAAGAACAGAAGTTCAGGCGCGTGGGCGGGACCACTGAAGTGCGTGTGGATGTGCAGATCATCGCCGCCTCTAACCGCGACCTGATCACAGCCATGGAAAAGGGCGAGTTCCGCCATGACTTGTATTACCGCTTGAAAGTAGTTGACCTGCATCTCCCAAGACTTAAAGACCGCAAGGAAGATATCCCCGAGCTGGTCGGCCTGTTTATTCGCCAGAACAACCAGAGGCTTGGAATCAATATCCAGGATGTGACCCCCCGGGCGATGGAAGCGTTGATCAATCACCCCTGGCCGGGTAATATTCGTGAGCTGCGTAACGTGATCGAACGGGCTATGCTGTTCTGCGATGAAAGCTCGATCGACCTCCCCCACCTGCCTCTGGAAATGATCAAATCATCCCAATAG